The Citrifermentans bemidjiense Bem genome window below encodes:
- a CDS encoding EamA family transporter, protein MSNLAFTLIIFSAVMHAIWNMLVKRSRHKTVFIWWMFVIASILFTASLPLFPEEFHLPGSHTLLMIAIGSVSFVLYHLLNGRAYHTGDLSVIYPLSQTSMVWVPIWGMAILGERLSLRGITGILLVILGTFSVQMQRLSLVELARPFRDLKSTSVRAALAAGFIYSIGSIAEKTGVRHYPPLYFTYFLTLTMLLLMTLNLSRTKYRSAIAEEWRVNWRPILCSGPVVMASFLTFRYGLNLARVGYAVPVRQVSIMVGVLIGILFLQESYGRTRLLSATIIVAGAVLIRFG, encoded by the coding sequence ATGTCCAATCTCGCCTTCACGCTGATCATCTTCTCAGCGGTCATGCATGCCATCTGGAATATGCTGGTAAAGCGCAGCCGCCACAAGACTGTCTTCATCTGGTGGATGTTCGTGATCGCCAGCATCCTGTTCACAGCATCACTACCTCTTTTCCCTGAAGAGTTTCACCTTCCCGGAAGCCATACCTTGCTGATGATCGCCATCGGCTCGGTCAGCTTCGTCCTTTATCACTTGCTGAACGGCCGTGCCTACCACACCGGCGACCTTTCCGTGATCTACCCCCTCTCCCAGACTTCGATGGTATGGGTCCCCATCTGGGGAATGGCGATCCTGGGGGAGCGCCTTTCCCTGCGCGGAATCACCGGGATACTCCTCGTCATCCTTGGCACCTTCTCGGTGCAGATGCAGCGCCTGAGCCTGGTGGAACTCGCACGTCCCTTCCGCGACTTGAAGAGCACCTCGGTGCGAGCCGCATTGGCGGCAGGCTTCATCTATTCCATCGGCTCGATCGCCGAGAAAACCGGTGTCAGACACTACCCACCCTTATATTTCACCTACTTCCTCACGCTAACCATGCTGCTCCTCATGACCCTGAACCTGAGCCGCACCAAGTACCGGAGCGCCATCGCAGAGGAATGGCGGGTCAACTGGCGTCCCATCCTTTGCAGCGGACCTGTGGTTATGGCCTCGTTTCTCACCTTCCGCTATGGATTGAATCTCGCTCGCGTTGGTTATGCGGTGCCGGTACGGCAGGTAAGCATTATGGTGGGGGTCCTGATAGGTATCCTGTTTCTGCAGGAATCCTATGGCCGGACCAGGCTCTTATCGGCAACGATCATCGTCGCCGGGGCCGTCTTGATCAGGTTCGGATGA